The following proteins are encoded in a genomic region of Haloarcula marina:
- a CDS encoding fluoride efflux transporter FluC, which yields MTESHALSRAEPLFLVAVGGFAGAILRHSVAVASPPLAALDGAVVGTLLVNVAGSFALGVLLYEAHLADVLSAETRLVLGTGFLSSFTTYSTFAVQTSSLSPALAVTNVVANYALGFLAVVLGRLVARWVS from the coding sequence ATGACCGAGTCACACGCCCTCTCGCGGGCCGAACCGCTCTTTCTCGTCGCCGTCGGCGGCTTCGCCGGTGCGATTCTCCGGCACTCGGTAGCGGTCGCCTCACCGCCGCTCGCGGCCCTCGACGGGGCCGTCGTCGGGACGCTCCTCGTGAACGTCGCGGGGAGTTTCGCGCTCGGAGTGTTGCTGTACGAGGCCCACCTCGCCGACGTGCTCTCGGCGGAGACGCGACTCGTCCTCGGTACCGGCTTTCTCTCCTCGTTTACCACCTACAGTACGTTCGCCGTCCAGACGAGTTCACTCTCGCCGGCGCTCGCGGTGACGAACGTCGTCGCCAACTACGCGCTCGGTTTCCTCGCCGTCGTCCTCGGCCGCCTCGTCGCGAGGTGGGTGTCGTGA
- a CDS encoding aminotransferase class V-fold PLP-dependent enzyme, whose protein sequence is MDPAELRASIPALDRCTYCNTGASGPSPRNVVGAATDFLERHAFEAPAGAGPYPVAFDAMTAAREVTAGHLGTRPEDLAFARSTADAVNLVASAIDWRPGDVVVRTDLEHPAGTLPWDRLADTHDVEVRVLETERGRLDMDDVKTAVADARLVVLSSLTWTHGTRLPVSEVVDIAHEAGAQVLVDAVQSVGQHPVDVTEWGADFVATAGHKWLLGIWGAGMLYVDPDAYERLRQTRIGYRSVEDMDAEEYTYHEGARRFEVGTTSPAPYVALAEAIETIEAVGLDTVQSRVERLTDRLKDGLGDRLMSPASYESGLVTFGVDDPEATVERLADRGIVVRSLPHPEAVRASVHVFNDAADVDALLDGIGP, encoded by the coding sequence ATGGACCCCGCGGAGCTTCGCGCGTCGATTCCCGCGCTGGACCGGTGTACGTACTGCAACACGGGAGCGAGCGGCCCGAGTCCCCGGAACGTCGTCGGCGCGGCGACGGACTTCCTCGAACGCCACGCATTCGAAGCGCCCGCCGGAGCGGGACCGTATCCGGTGGCGTTCGACGCGATGACGGCCGCTCGGGAGGTCACCGCCGGACACCTCGGCACGCGGCCCGAGGACCTCGCATTCGCCCGGAGCACCGCCGACGCCGTCAACCTCGTCGCCAGCGCTATCGACTGGCGGCCGGGTGACGTGGTCGTCCGCACCGACCTCGAACATCCCGCCGGGACGCTCCCCTGGGACCGACTGGCCGATACCCACGACGTCGAGGTTCGGGTGCTGGAAACCGAGCGAGGGCGACTCGACATGGACGACGTGAAAACCGCCGTCGCGGACGCCCGTCTCGTCGTCCTGAGTTCGCTCACGTGGACCCACGGGACTCGGCTCCCCGTCTCGGAAGTCGTGGACATCGCCCACGAGGCGGGCGCACAGGTACTCGTCGACGCCGTCCAGTCGGTCGGCCAACACCCCGTCGACGTGACCGAGTGGGGCGCGGATTTCGTGGCGACAGCGGGCCACAAGTGGCTGTTGGGGATTTGGGGGGCGGGAATGCTGTACGTCGACCCCGACGCGTACGAGCGTCTCCGGCAGACCCGTATCGGCTACCGAAGCGTCGAGGACATGGACGCCGAGGAATACACCTACCACGAGGGGGCGCGGCGGTTCGAAGTCGGGACGACCTCGCCAGCGCCCTACGTCGCCCTCGCAGAAGCCATCGAGACCATCGAGGCCGTCGGCCTCGACACCGTCCAATCTCGGGTGGAACGACTGACCGACCGCCTGAAAGACGGCCTCGGCGACCGATTGATGAGTCCCGCGTCCTACGAGTCGGGGCTGGTGACATTCGGCGTCGACGACCCCGAGGCGACCGTCGAACGCCTCGCCGACCGCGGCATCGTGGTGCGGTCGCTCCCCCACCCCGAAGCGGTTCGAGCGTCGGTACACGTGTTCAACGACGCGGCCGACGTGGACGCGCTACTCGACGGAATCGGCCCGTAG
- a CDS encoding fluoride efflux transporter FluC codes for MNPLLLVGVGGMTGALGRHLVGTRLERNRADTLAVNVLGSVLLGALVAAPVGESVALAVGTGFCGAFTTFSSFAFETVRLAELGYPRQAALYAGGTLAVALVGVALGGFVGASL; via the coding sequence GTGAATCCGCTGTTGCTCGTCGGCGTCGGCGGGATGACCGGTGCGCTCGGCCGCCACCTCGTCGGGACGCGACTCGAACGCAACCGGGCGGACACGCTGGCCGTGAACGTGTTGGGGAGCGTGCTGCTGGGTGCGCTCGTGGCCGCGCCGGTCGGCGAATCGGTCGCACTCGCCGTCGGTACCGGATTTTGCGGCGCGTTCACGACGTTCTCGTCGTTCGCCTTCGAGACGGTTCGGTTGGCCGAACTGGGGTATCCGCGGCAGGCCGCGCTGTACGCTGGCGGGACGCTGGCCGTCGCGCTGGTCGGCGTCGCCCTCGGCGGGTTCGTCGGCGCGTCGCTGTGA
- a CDS encoding DUF7382 domain-containing protein, protein MSDSLWSDERAIEGLPIRLVIALVVGVACLSVMMSTISGIETLQVTEVDVEPHPEVTTPGDGEVTVTVVDPEGAPVADATVVAKSGTATLSQVATAETGPRGNATLSLSPSLGANQQDGTVVFEVKPPAGSSYQDGRSNTDLLVVAA, encoded by the coding sequence ATGAGCGACTCACTGTGGAGCGACGAGCGGGCTATCGAAGGACTCCCCATCAGACTGGTCATCGCGCTGGTGGTCGGCGTGGCCTGTCTGAGCGTGATGATGAGCACCATCTCGGGTATCGAGACGTTGCAGGTGACCGAAGTCGACGTGGAACCTCACCCCGAGGTGACGACGCCCGGCGACGGCGAGGTGACCGTCACCGTCGTCGACCCGGAGGGTGCGCCGGTCGCCGACGCCACCGTCGTCGCCAAGAGCGGGACGGCGACGCTGTCACAGGTGGCGACGGCCGAGACGGGACCGCGGGGGAACGCCACCCTCTCGCTGTCGCCGTCGCTCGGCGCGAACCAACAGGACGGCACGGTCGTCTTCGAGGTGAAGCCCCCGGCGGGCAGCAGCTATCAGGACGGGCGGTCGAACACGGACTTGCTGGTCGTGGCCGCTTAG
- a CDS encoding ATP-binding protein has translation MVVIGRDGGQGPTASLGHYRARDGSHGAPVAVDADRPHAGLVVGKRGSGKTYTLGVLLEGVASVDGVAPVVVDPMGTFESLAGSAVDASVVTPRVRADALGPRRWCSLLALSPESGTGALVWQAATTSETLAAMRAFVDDADADPAVRRAARNHLTLAASWGVFDAAGLATETLCGPDVTVLNLAGVDSAPANAVLAAVADSLYDARISGGSGRLPWLFVDEAHTFTHGVASAALRRLLTKGRHPGVSCWLATQRPSALPAVAISQADLLLAHRLTSEADIDALADARPTYLDGSLETRLPAATGEALVVDDATESTHHVQVRERRTPHGGESPRASAVDRA, from the coding sequence ATGGTCGTCATCGGACGCGACGGCGGGCAGGGACCGACGGCGTCGCTCGGCCACTACCGGGCGCGGGACGGGAGTCACGGCGCGCCCGTCGCCGTCGACGCTGACCGCCCGCACGCGGGCCTCGTCGTCGGGAAGCGCGGGTCGGGCAAGACGTACACGCTGGGCGTCCTCCTCGAAGGCGTCGCGAGCGTCGACGGCGTCGCACCCGTGGTCGTCGACCCGATGGGAACCTTCGAGTCGCTCGCGGGGTCCGCAGTCGACGCTTCGGTGGTCACGCCTCGCGTCCGAGCGGACGCACTCGGCCCGCGTCGCTGGTGTTCGCTCCTCGCCCTCTCGCCGGAGAGCGGGACCGGCGCGCTGGTGTGGCAGGCGGCGACGACGAGCGAGACGCTGGCGGCGATGCGAGCCTTCGTCGACGACGCGGACGCCGACCCGGCCGTGCGTCGCGCGGCGCGCAACCACCTGACGCTCGCGGCGTCGTGGGGCGTGTTCGACGCGGCGGGACTGGCTACCGAAACGCTCTGTGGTCCCGACGTGACGGTCCTGAATCTCGCGGGCGTGGACTCCGCGCCCGCAAACGCCGTCCTCGCGGCCGTCGCGGATTCGCTCTACGACGCGCGAATTTCGGGTGGGTCGGGACGGTTGCCGTGGCTGTTCGTCGACGAGGCGCACACGTTCACTCACGGGGTGGCTTCGGCGGCGCTCCGACGGTTGCTGACGAAGGGACGACACCCCGGCGTCAGTTGCTGGCTGGCGACCCAGCGGCCGAGCGCCCTGCCCGCTGTTGCCATCTCGCAGGCGGACCTGCTGCTAGCGCATCGACTGACCAGCGAGGCCGACATCGACGCACTCGCCGACGCTCGGCCGACGTACCTCGACGGGAGCCTCGAAACCCGACTTCCGGCCGCGACGGGGGAGGCGTTGGTCGTCGACGACGCCACGGAGTCGACTCACCACGTGCAGGTCCGCGAGCGACGGACGCCACACGGCGGCGAGAGTCCGCGCGCGTCGGCCGTCGACCGGGCGTGA